The following are encoded together in the Rhizoctonia solani chromosome 10, complete sequence genome:
- a CDS encoding Transposon Ty3-I Gag-Pol polyprotein, with translation MAKDVEKFCAACVSCASSKKSTQKPYGLLKPLPVPKYPWAQIGVDFLGPLTESATLLGKFDMVCVVIDHFTCMAHLIPTRSDYTARDMAEVFHANVFRLHGVPEIIISDRDKLFTSIFWKTLYELLGTELRLSSAFHPQTDGQTERLIRTILALIRVCINPALRDWATKLPSIEFAVNSARSETTGFSPFALNYGRTPRPILVRTNTDMYGVRDAARNIKYALMIAHDAIIGSRISQMVEANRHRRPSPFKTDDLVYVSTKNMRVPLGKPHKLLAQWIGPVRIDGVVKEGATYHVELPDDLKRRGIKPIFHASLLKPHVPYEDRRFPGRNYKQIASLEADDDEWAVERIGGHRGKGNNAMFEIVWQSGDRTWESYRVVRHLEALRQYFEALGISRTKELPWKEDGEVPYDELSDSGSETLECASVRVLKEAIWEPQPVISTISHCLRLDPLLSHLTLSTKCTTAGEDAAVATENDGGMHHQRTTQDPTNESMQAYYGCSTRWPRPASKPLGQETPHSHKGEGEDGSGGRTWPGPRMSGEVRWTCTKVLLASVPMGHCVHDRESGLTKGHLQEDALNGDALDLMLGIAADHLPEARRPPGLARDPPYEEEVPRPSTDEEREREENERVPDPVPTTLPDPVERGPANHPRRPATEPTQAGTIGRQVNELARKVSLAILSVENVISGVGHHGRHVPYRASSTKDRRRTQDRGRKLPPGADQEGVSHAPDARVDGEGDRRPHTGDRGALGDGQGEQGDFETLRTVEAPESSIGEDEDEPSPGSDAGAEPAIVGDRDDLDVRDATDHVAKWTNLGPDIEMRDADKGLKTIEPEQPCISPRKLELKRSSTRRGSDRNDGKGGERTDGGKGRK, from the exons ATGGCTAAAGACGTGGAGAAATTCTGTGCAGCATGCGTGTCTTGCGCATCATCCAAGAAGTCGACTCAGAAACCGTACGGGCTGCTGAAACCATTACCGGTACCCAAATACCCGTGGGCACAGATTGGCGTCGATTTCCTGGGACCATTAACGGAATCCGCGACCCTACTGGGTAAATTTGACATGGTATGCGTGGTAATCGACCACTTTACGTGCATGGCGCACTTGATACCAACAAGGTCGGACTACACGGCCCGCGACATGGCCGAGGTATTTCACGCGAACGTCTTTAGGCTGCACGGGGTACCCGAGATCATCATTAGCGATAGAGACAAGTTATTTACATCGATCTTCTGGAAGACGCTCTATGAACTATTAGGTACCGAACTGAGACTGTCGTCGGCGTTCCACCCACAGACGGACGGGCAGACCGAAAGACTCATACGCACGATACTGGCACTGATACGCGTGTGCATAAACCCAGCGTTGAGAGACTGGGCAACCAAATTACCTAGTATCGAGTTCGCAGTAAACTCGGCTAGATCGGAGACCACCGGGTTCAGTCCATTTGCACTGAATTACGGACGAACCCCACGTCCGATATTAGTGCGAACCAATACTGACATGTACGGGGTACGCGACGCGGCCCGCAACATCAAATACGCACTAATGATAGCACACGATGCCATCATTGGTTCGCGAATAAGTCAGATGGTCGAAGCTAACAGGCATAGAAGACCTTCACCGTTTAAGACCGACGACTTAGTATATGTTAGTACCAAGAACATGAGAGTGCCGCTGGGGAAACCACACAAGTTATTGGCGCAATGGATCGGGCCAGTAAGAATAGACGGTGTGGTCAAGGAAGGGGCCACTTACCACGTAGAGTTGCCCGACGACTTGAAGCGAAGAGGAATAAAGCCAATATTCCACGCGTCGCTACTGAAACCACATGTACCATATGAGGATCGTCGCTTCCCGGGAAGGAACTACAAGCAGATAGCCTCCTTAGAAgccgatgatgatgaatgggcGGTTGAGCGGATAGGCGGACATCGCGGCAAGGGGAATAACGCGATGTTTGAGATAGTATGGCAATCGGGAGACCgtacctgggaatcatacCGCGTGGTACGGCACCTTGAGGCCCTAAGACAATATTTCGAAGCCTTAGGGATCAGCCGCACTAAAGAGCTACCGTGGAAAGAAGACGGGGAAGTACCGTACGATGAACTTAGTGATAGTGGGTCTGAAACCCTCGAATGCGCAAGCGTAAGGGTACTTAAGGAAGCGATATGGGAACCTCAACCGGTCATCAGCACCATATCTCACTGCCTAAGACTAGATCCTTTATTATCACACTTGACTCTATCTACAAAATGTACCACGGCCGGCGAAGACGCCGCAGTCGCGACCGAGAACGACGGCGGGATGCACCACCAGCGTACGACCCAGGACCCGACGAACGAGTCGATGCAGGCTTACTACGGCTGCTCAACACGGTGGCCCAGACCAGCCTCGAAACCGTTAGGGCAAGAAACGCCCCACTCCCACAAAGGGGAAGGCGAGGACGGTTCGGGAGGCCGAACATGGCCAGGTCCCCGCATGTCGGGAGAGGTCAGATGGACCTGTACGAAGGTATTATTGGCGTCAGTACCAATGGGCCATTGCGTGCACGACCGAGAGAGCGGACTTACCAAGGGTCATCTACAGGAAGACGCCTTAAACGGCGACGCACTCGACTTAATGCTAGGAATCGCGGCCGATCACCTACCAGAAGCACGTCGGCCTCCCGGTCTAGCGAGGGATCCACCGTACGAGGAAGAAGTACCTCGACCGAGCACGGACGAAGAACGCGAACGGGAAGAAAACGAGCGCGTACCCGATCCAGTCCCTACGACCCTACCGGATCCGGTCGAGAGGGGACCGGCGAATCATCCGAGGAGACCAGCGACGGAACCGACCCAGGCGGGGACGATTGGACGGCAAGTCAACGAACTGGCAAGGAAGGTATCGCTGGCGATTCTCTCGGTCGAGAACGTCATATCA GGAGTGGGACATCATGGAAGACATGTCCCGTATCGCGCTTCGAGCACTAAGGATAGAAGACGAACCCAGGATCGGGGACGCAAACTACCCCCAGGAGCTGATCAGGAGGGCGTATCCCATGCCCCAGATGCCAGAGTCGACGGAGAGGGCGATCGACGACCTCATACTGGGGATCGAGGAGCACTGGGCGACGGTCAGGGGGAACAAGGCGACTTTGAGACACTACGTACTGTCGAGGCTCCCGAATCCAGCATCggagaggacgaggacgagccCTCACCTGGTAGCGACGCAGGAGCCGAGCCGGCCATCGTCGGCGACCGAGACGACCTAGATGTCCGCGATGCCACTGACCACGTTGCCAAGTGGACCAACCTCGGGCCAGACATCGAGATGCGGGACGCCGACAAGGGACTCAAGACCATCGAGCCTGAACAACCTTGCATCTCCCCAAGGAAGCTCGAACTCAAGCGATCTTCTACGCGTCGAGGATCTGATCGAAACGACGGAAAAGGAGGAGAGCGAACCGACGGAGGAAAGGGAAGGAAGTGA
- a CDS encoding glycosyltransferase family 1 protein — MVNAPLKHVIFVPGPPWGHLRPGMKTALRLVEKFQDLFISLFVYQTELHKAVKYLDAQPPAYTRRIRLVTEPTDGPSVATGHLEDIAAFLEVSFGSWIVKETQQATVVQVDGRPINPPSVIIEDLFGGGVGLARREAHNLPVVGWWLMPTGTLVKILKAMNFAKEVAALQGSSRHNALVEESQVDPEDTHDQLVSIPGIPPYHEWESNTQDLPYLDSWTAYIIARWKNMFKNIDTILCCTTFEMEPLVAAALPHAFGKPLRAYCVGPSVDLVPPHEPDPKSPVTQFLDRAYAENGAHSVIYISFGTLFFPPPSSMPHLMSVLGEIPKAGFKFVFALSSKSATLDKSWMDAHVEAGNAVFPEWANQTAVLEHPAIHYFLSHGGWNSCTEAIVRGVPMIFWPMMGDQPMNAIQIASVHDCGFELLQVRTGAARSTAYRNGSEVEIVGTEDAVRDEMKQILKMSKGTRGKHQRMNVRMLGKVVTDSLGPGGSGDIALEKFGREIGLA, encoded by the exons ATGGTCAATGCTCCTTTGAAGCATGTTATATTCGTTCCTGGTCCTCCATGGG GTCACCTGCGTCCGGGCATGAAGACTGCACTTCGTCTGGTCGAGAAGTTCCAGGACCTGTTCATCT CGCTGTTTGTGTACCAGACAGAGCTACACAAAGCCGTCAAGTACCTTGACGCTCAACCTCCCGCATACACGAGACGGATCAGGCTTGTGACTGAGCCTACCGATGGCCCTTCAGTGGCCACTGGTCATTTGGAGGATATAGCTGCATTCCTGGAGGTGTCGTTCGGGTCGTGGATAGTCAAAGAGACGCAGCAAGCGACTGTTGTACAAGTCGATGGACGACCAATAAACCCACCTAGCGTGATCATAGAGGACCTATTTGGAGGCGGTGTGGGATTGGCGCGCAGGGAGGCACATAATCTGCCGGTGGTGGGATGGTGGCTCATGCCGACTGGCACACTTGTAAA GATTCTAAAAGCTATGAATTTCGCCAAAGAAGTAGCAGCTTTGCAGGGTTCATCTAGACATAATGCATTAGTTGAAGAAAGTCAGGTTGATCCTGAG GATACCCATGACCAATTGGTCAGTATCCCAGGAATCCCGCCATATCATGAATGGGAGTCCAACACTCAAGATCTCCCATATCTTGATTCGTGGACAGCATATATAATTGCACGATGGAAGAATATGTTCAAGAACATAGATACTATTCTCTGTTGTACAACTTTTGAGATG GAACCTCTGGTTGCCGCTGCTCTTCCACATGCCTTCGGAAAGCCCCTCAGAGCCTATTGCGTCGGTCCTTCTGTTGACCTTGTACCGCCTCACGAACCCGATCCCAAGTCGCCTGTCACCCAGTTCCTTGACCGTGCATATGCAGAAAATGGCGCGCATTCAGTCATCTACATTTCGTTTGGAACCTTATTCTTCCCCCCTCCGAGCTCGATGCCTCATCTTATGTCTGTTTTGGGCGAGATCCCCAAGGCCGGGTTCAAGTTCGTGTTTGCACTGTCGTCTAAGAGCGCAACGCTTGACAAGTCATGGATGGATGCACATGTCGAGGCGGGCAATGCGGTGTTCCCCGAGTGGGCGAACCAAACTGCAGTTCTAGAGCATCCT GCGATCCACTACTTCTTATCTCATGGCGGGTGGAACTCGTGCACCGAAGCGATTGTACGTGGCGTCCCGATGATTTTCTGGCCAATGATG GGCGATCAACCTATGAATGCTATACAAATTGCCTCTGTGCATGACTGCGGCTTCGAGCTTCTGCAAGTGCGGACAGGAGCTGCCAGATCTACAGCCTACCGCAATGGTTCCGAGGTCGAGATTGTAGGGACAGAGGACGCAGTACGGGATGAGATGAAGCAGATACTGAAGATGAGCAAAGGGACGCGAGGCAAGCATCAACGGATGAATGTGCGCATGCTGGGGAAGGTTGTTACTGACTCGCTCGGACCTGGCGGAAGTGGGGACATAGCGTTGGAGAAGTTCGGTCGGGAGATAGGCCTTGCGTGA
- a CDS encoding glycosyltransferase family 1 protein, translated as MVNAPLKHIVFVPCPAWGHLRPGMKTALRLVEKFQDLFISLFVYQTELHKAVKYLDTQPPAYTRRIRLVTEPTNGPSVTAGQLTDILLSLEVSFGSWIVKETQQATILQIDGRPVNPPSMIIEDLYTGGVGLARKEAHNLPVVGWWLMTAGSLITILQAAKFREEMAALQYSSLYNVLLKEGQAESKDTHDRLVSLPGIPSHYAWESTTQDLQDANPLTAYIISRCHNMIKNIDTFFCCTAFEMEPLVAATLPDIFGKPLRAYCVGPSVDLVPPHKPDPKSPVTQFLDRAYAENGAHSVIYISFGTLFFPLPSTVPHLMAALDEIPKAGFKIVFALSSECATLDKSWMDAHIDAGNAIFPEWANQTAVLEHPAIHYFLSHGGWNSSTEAIVRGVPMIFWPMAGDQPMNAIQVASVHDCGFEFLQVRTGDARSVAYRNGFEVEILGTEDAVRDEMKQILKMSKGVRGKHQRMNVRMLGKVVTDSLGPGGSGDIALWKFGQAVGLA; from the exons ATGGTCAATGCTCCTTTGAAGCACATTGTATTTGTTCCTTGTCCTGCATGGG GTCACCTGCGTCCGGGCATGAAGACTGCACTTCGTCTGGTCGAGAAGTTCCAGGACCTGTTCATCT CGCTGTTTGTGTACCAGACAGAGCTGCATAAGGCGGTCAAGTACCTGGACACTCAGCCTCCGGCATACACAAGGCGGATCAGGCTTGTGACTGAGCCTACCAATGGCCCTTCAGTGACTGCTGGCCAGTTGACAGACATACTCTTATCCCTAGAGGTATCGTTTGGGTCCTGGATAGTGAAAGAGACCCAGCAAGCAACTATTCTACAAATCGATGGCCGGCCGGTAAACCCACCCAGTATGATCATAGAGGATTTATATACAGGCGGCGTGGGATTGGCTCGCAAGGAAGCACATAATCTGCCGGTTGTCGGATGGTGGCTGATGACTGCAGGATCGCTCATAAC GATCCTCCAAGCTGCAAAATTCAGGGAAGAGATGGCAGCGTTGCAGTATTCATCCCTGTATAATGTATTACTCAAGGAGGGCCAGGCCGAGTCCAAG GACACCCATGACCGGTTGGTCAGTCTCCCAGGAATCCCGTCGCATTATGCGTGGGAATCCACTACTCAAGATCTCCAGGATGCTAATCCACTGACGGCATATATAATTTCACGATGCCACAACATGATTAAGAACATAGATACTTTTTTTTGTTGTACAGCTTTCGAGATG GAACCTCTGGTCGCCGCTACTCTTCCAGATATCTTCGGAAAGCCCCTCAGAGCCTATTGCGTCGGCCCATCTGTAGACCTTGTGCCACCTCACAAACCCGACCCCAAGTCGCCCGTCACCCAGTTCCTCGACCGCGCATATGCCGAAAACGGCGCACACTCGGTCATCTACATTTCTTTTGGAACCTTATTCTTCCCCCTTCCAAGCACGGTGCCTCATCTGATGGCTGCTCTGGACGAGATTCCCAAGGCCGGGTTCAAGATCGTGTTTGCGCTCTCATCAGAGTGTGCAACGCTTGACAAGTCATGGATGGATGCGCATATTGACGCAGGAAATGCGATATTCCCCGAGTGGGCGAACCAAACTGCGGTTCTAGAGCACCCT GCAATCCACTACTTTTTGTCTCATGGTGGGTGGAACTCGTCGACCGAGGCGATTGTACGTGGGGTTCCGATGATTTTCTGGCCGATGGCA GGTGACCAACCTATGAACGCTATACAAGTTGCCTCTGTGCATGACTGCGGCTTTGAGTTCCTGCAAGTTCGGACAGGAGACGCTAGATCGGTGGCCTACCGGAACGGCTTCGAGGTGGAGATTTTGGGAACGGAGGACGCAGTACGCGATGAGATGAAGCAGATACTGAAGATGAGCAAAGGTGTGCGGGGTAAACACCAACGGATGAATGTGCGCATGCTGGGGAAGGTTGTTACTGACTCGCTCGGACctggtggaagtggggatATAGCGTTGTGGAAGTTTGGTCAGGCAGTGGGACTTGCGTGA